A genomic region of Deltaproteobacteria bacterium contains the following coding sequences:
- a CDS encoding MAPEG family protein: MDLAVPITGLYAGIQAILGFALSAGIGPTRGKLGISIGDGGNADLLLKIRRHGNWAENVPLALLLIGLLELNGAGSTLLHGLGAALLAARIAHPLGLKKDKVNEPLRIGGAVLTGLVTMVAAIALIVKAL; the protein is encoded by the coding sequence ATGGATCTCGCCGTTCCGATCACCGGCCTCTACGCGGGCATTCAGGCCATCCTCGGCTTCGCGCTCTCTGCCGGCATCGGCCCCACGCGCGGGAAGCTCGGCATCTCGATCGGCGACGGCGGCAACGCCGACTTGCTGCTGAAGATTCGCCGCCACGGCAACTGGGCGGAGAACGTGCCGCTCGCGCTGCTCCTGATCGGCCTGCTCGAGCTGAACGGCGCGGGCAGCACGCTGCTGCACGGCCTCGGCGCGGCGCTGCTCGCCGCGCGCATCGCGCACCCGCTCGGGCTGAAGAAGGACAAGGTGAACGAGCCGCTGCGCATCGGCGGCGCCGTGCTGACGGGCCTCGTCACGATGGTCGCGGCCATCGCGCTGATCGTGAAGGCGTTGTAA
- a CDS encoding M48 family metallopeptidase, with the protein MRRSLALALLASVVLLASTAFAQESTAARLPLMEQELAELREPVAVPEPTPEAVRLYRTSHWVLAASIAIDAAIPALILWSGLAVALRSRIERAVKWWPLVAGLFFVAYVAADWLLSLPFSYYRGFVRLHEYGLSNQSLTVWLRERAIGLGVEALVGMLVIWVPVLLVRKLPRLWWLATGALLVPFVTLVVFVKPIAIDPLTDDFGAMKSPQLEARILALAERAGIEGARVYEVNKSADTNAVNAYVTGFGSTKRIVLWDTLLAKLAPEQVLVVMGHEMGHYVLGHVVRGIVVYSALLTFALLLIHLAASAVVRRRGAKLGLRGLADPAALLPLAMLFAALLGPLLMPAALAYSRHNERESDRFGLEITRDNRACAEAYVAMQASNLGYPRPDAWVQWLRGSHPSLGERIDFCNTYRPWERGEALRYEHLFRE; encoded by the coding sequence ATGCGCCGTTCGCTCGCTCTCGCACTGCTCGCCTCGGTCGTGCTGCTCGCGAGCACGGCGTTCGCGCAGGAATCCACCGCCGCGCGCCTTCCGCTGATGGAGCAAGAGCTGGCCGAGCTGCGCGAGCCGGTCGCCGTGCCAGAGCCGACGCCCGAGGCGGTGCGGCTCTATCGCACGAGTCATTGGGTTTTGGCCGCGAGCATTGCGATCGATGCGGCGATCCCCGCGCTGATCCTGTGGAGCGGCCTCGCCGTCGCGCTGCGCTCGCGCATCGAGCGCGCGGTGAAGTGGTGGCCGCTCGTCGCGGGTCTGTTCTTCGTCGCGTACGTCGCGGCCGACTGGCTGCTCTCGCTCCCGTTCTCGTACTACCGCGGCTTCGTGCGGCTTCACGAGTACGGGCTCTCGAACCAGTCGCTCACGGTGTGGCTGCGCGAGCGCGCGATCGGCCTCGGCGTCGAGGCGCTCGTCGGGATGCTCGTGATCTGGGTGCCGGTGCTGCTCGTGCGCAAGCTGCCGCGGCTGTGGTGGCTCGCGACCGGCGCGCTGCTCGTGCCGTTCGTGACGCTCGTCGTGTTCGTGAAGCCGATCGCGATCGACCCGCTCACGGACGACTTCGGCGCGATGAAGAGCCCGCAGCTCGAGGCGCGCATCCTCGCGCTCGCCGAGCGCGCGGGGATCGAGGGCGCGCGCGTGTACGAGGTGAACAAGAGCGCAGACACGAACGCGGTGAACGCCTACGTCACGGGATTCGGCTCGACCAAGCGCATCGTGCTGTGGGACACGCTGCTCGCGAAGCTCGCCCCCGAGCAAGTGCTGGTGGTGATGGGTCACGAGATGGGCCACTACGTGTTGGGGCACGTCGTGCGCGGCATCGTCGTCTACTCCGCGCTGCTGACGTTCGCGCTGCTGCTGATCCACCTCGCCGCGAGCGCCGTGGTGCGCCGCCGCGGCGCGAAGCTCGGCCTGCGCGGCCTCGCCGATCCCGCGGCGCTGCTGCCGCTCGCGATGCTCTTCGCCGCGCTGCTCGGTCCGCTGCTGATGCCCGCGGCACTCGCCTACTCGCGCCACAACGAGCGCGAGTCCGACCGCTTCGGCCTCGAGATCACGCGCGACAACCGCGCGTGCGCGGAGGCGTACGTCGCGATGCAGGCGAGCAACCTCGGCTACCCGCGTCCCGACGCGTGGGTGCAGTGGCTGCGCGGCTCGCATCCCTCGCTCGGCGAGCGCATCGACTTCTGCAACACGTACCGCCCGTGGGAGCGCGGCGAGGCGCTGCGCTACGAGCACCTGTTCCGCGAATGA
- a CDS encoding tetratricopeptide repeat protein translates to MSAAYSLRTLAFAALLGGCMALPLADLDSLWDYDKPAESEARFRARLVEIADDADASLETRTQLARALGLQQRFEEAHAELDRVEARLNTRQGRASPRIRARLHLERGRVLRSSGKAAESRPELERALAEADAAGEEFLACDALHMLAIVAPLEEQVAAHTRAIERVSRTRDERARRWLAPLTNNLAWAHHDRGEYAEALATFERAVPLFEARGGANEVRIARWSVARALRSLGRCEEALPQQLALLAGHRAAGSEDGFVHEEIAECLLALGRGTEARAHFADAHRLLSRDAWLVRDEAARLARLKQLAEAP, encoded by the coding sequence ATGAGCGCCGCGTACTCGTTGCGGACGCTCGCGTTCGCCGCGCTGCTCGGAGGATGCATGGCGCTGCCGCTCGCCGATCTCGACTCGCTGTGGGACTACGACAAACCCGCCGAGAGCGAGGCCCGCTTTCGCGCGCGCCTCGTCGAGATCGCGGACGACGCGGATGCGTCCCTGGAGACGCGCACTCAGCTCGCGCGCGCGCTCGGCTTGCAGCAACGCTTCGAGGAAGCGCACGCGGAGCTCGATCGCGTCGAGGCGAGGCTGAACACGCGGCAGGGGAGGGCCTCGCCGCGCATCCGCGCGCGGCTGCATCTCGAACGCGGCCGTGTGCTGCGTTCGAGCGGGAAGGCAGCGGAGTCGCGTCCCGAGCTCGAGCGCGCGCTCGCGGAGGCGGACGCCGCGGGCGAGGAGTTTCTCGCGTGCGACGCGCTCCACATGCTCGCGATCGTGGCGCCGCTGGAGGAGCAGGTTGCGGCGCACACCCGCGCGATCGAGCGCGTGTCGCGAACGCGCGACGAGCGCGCGAGGCGCTGGCTCGCGCCGCTCACGAACAACCTCGCCTGGGCGCACCACGACCGCGGCGAGTACGCCGAGGCGCTCGCCACTTTCGAGCGCGCCGTGCCGCTCTTCGAGGCGCGCGGGGGTGCGAATGAAGTGCGCATCGCGCGCTGGAGCGTGGCGCGCGCGCTGCGTTCGCTCGGGCGCTGCGAGGAAGCGCTGCCGCAGCAGCTCGCGCTGCTCGCGGGGCACCGCGCCGCCGGCAGCGAAGACGGCTTCGTGCACGAGGAGATCGCCGAGTGCTTACTCGCGCTCGGCCGCGGCACCGAGGCGCGCGCGCACTTCGCCGATGCGCACCGCCTGCTCTCCCGAGACGCGTGGCTCGTGCGCGACGAGGCCGCGCGGCTCGCGCGGCTGAAGCAGCTCGCGGAGGCGCCGTGA
- a CDS encoding PaaI family thioesterase, which yields MTSDEIRAHLERIVASRENVKSAGGTWPAKRDLAAALRGLLAEISATAANEAEIRAIAAQVRDAARMFQAAGHAQLDLAPRDGMYAGMENFHDRGPIVGLANPMAAPLDLRLDLEANVVHGRATYGAAHEGAPGLLHGGILAAAFDELLGYATSFSGHPGMTRELTVRYERPTPLHVELVFTGRLERSEGRRLFLSADCEANGVRTSTAHGLFIQVGGEKFAELARSKKPPGTLA from the coding sequence ATGACGTCCGATGAGATTCGCGCGCACCTCGAGCGCATCGTCGCGTCGCGCGAGAACGTGAAGAGTGCGGGCGGTACGTGGCCCGCGAAGCGCGATCTGGCGGCGGCGCTGCGTGGCCTGCTCGCGGAGATCTCCGCGACGGCTGCAAACGAAGCGGAGATCCGCGCGATCGCGGCGCAGGTGCGGGATGCGGCGCGCATGTTTCAGGCTGCGGGACACGCGCAGCTCGATCTCGCGCCGCGCGACGGCATGTACGCCGGCATGGAGAACTTTCACGATCGCGGTCCGATCGTCGGTCTCGCAAACCCGATGGCCGCGCCGCTCGACCTACGCCTCGACCTCGAGGCGAACGTCGTGCACGGGCGCGCGACGTACGGCGCCGCGCACGAGGGCGCGCCCGGCCTCCTGCACGGCGGCATCCTCGCGGCCGCGTTCGACGAGTTGTTGGGGTACGCGACGAGCTTTTCCGGCCACCCCGGCATGACGCGCGAGCTCACCGTCCGCTACGAGCGCCCGACGCCGCTGCACGTGGAGCTCGTGTTCACGGGGCGCCTCGAGCGCAGCGAGGGCCGGCGGCTGTTCCTCTCCGCCGATTGCGAAGCGAACGGCGTGCGCACCAGCACCGCGCATGGCTTGTTCATCCAGGTCGGCGGCGAGAAGTTTGCGGAGCTCGCACGGAGCAAGAAGCCGCCCGGCACCTTAGCGTGA
- a CDS encoding iron-containing redox enzyme family protein: MDASNRAFIDELVTEIRARRSFGGHPLWHAIAAGKVSREGLKIFARQFYLQVNEFPRAVSALHANCPYSDLRHELAESVYEEETGRISGCNLPHPRLFGLFAAAVGVPWESLTTSEPLPSTAALIHWFENSTRNRPFLEGAAAIQLSAEGQVPGAFGPFARALEKHYGLSKEAVSFWDVHEIADRDHADVGDHAVGRHANGDEVRARIRAAVRQSLAAWWGFFDGIEREIARAA; encoded by the coding sequence ATGGACGCCTCGAACCGCGCATTCATCGACGAGCTCGTTACGGAGATCCGCGCCCGCCGCAGCTTCGGTGGTCATCCACTCTGGCACGCGATCGCCGCAGGCAAAGTCTCGCGCGAGGGGCTGAAGATCTTCGCGCGCCAGTTCTACCTGCAGGTGAACGAGTTTCCCCGCGCAGTCTCGGCGCTCCACGCGAATTGTCCGTACTCGGATCTGCGCCACGAGCTCGCCGAGAGCGTGTACGAAGAAGAGACGGGGCGAATCTCGGGCTGCAACCTCCCGCACCCGCGCCTGTTCGGCCTGTTCGCCGCGGCGGTCGGCGTGCCCTGGGAGTCCCTAACAACCAGCGAGCCGCTGCCGTCCACCGCAGCGCTGATCCACTGGTTCGAGAACTCGACGCGCAACCGCCCGTTCCTCGAAGGCGCCGCCGCGATCCAGCTCTCGGCCGAAGGGCAGGTGCCCGGCGCATTCGGCCCGTTCGCGCGCGCGCTCGAGAAGCACTACGGGCTCTCGAAAGAGGCCGTCTCGTTCTGGGACGTGCACGAGATCGCCGATCGCGATCACGCCGACGTCGGCGATCACGCGGTGGGCCGCCATGCGAACGGCGATGAGGTGCGCGCGCGCATTCGCGCGGCGGTGCGCCAATCGCTCGCCGCGTGGTGGGGCTTCTTCGACGGCATCGAGCGCGAGATCGCGCGCGCGGCCTGA
- a CDS encoding SDR family oxidoreductase has protein sequence MPGKFDSVFRPGLFAGKVVLVTGGGTGLGRCTAHELASLGAQVVIAARRQELLDKTAQEIADAGGKCSTVSVNIRDEKAIEAMIAEVLGRHGRLDGLVNNAGGQFVAPLAEMSPNGWRTVIDLNLNGTYLVSRAAYRAWMQSHGGAIVNMLADIWTGYPGMGHMSAARAGIENMTFTMSMEWARSDVRVNCIAPGTILSNGMLTYTPDVQQRTADEAVRQPAARLGTESEVSAAIVFLLSPAAAFITGETIKVDGGAQFQKFRLIEPGGHAGLTPWNGFHLTTDFSGSPYQRFTKKPDGT, from the coding sequence ATGCCGGGCAAGTTCGACTCCGTCTTCCGGCCCGGCCTGTTCGCAGGCAAGGTCGTGCTCGTCACGGGCGGCGGCACCGGCCTCGGGCGCTGCACGGCGCACGAGCTCGCGTCGCTCGGCGCGCAGGTCGTGATCGCTGCGCGCAGGCAAGAGCTGCTCGACAAGACCGCGCAGGAGATCGCCGACGCCGGCGGCAAGTGCAGCACCGTCTCGGTGAACATCCGCGACGAGAAAGCGATCGAGGCGATGATCGCCGAAGTATTAGGGCGGCACGGTCGCCTCGATGGGCTCGTGAACAACGCGGGAGGGCAGTTCGTCGCGCCGCTCGCGGAGATGTCGCCGAACGGCTGGCGCACCGTGATCGACCTCAACCTGAACGGCACCTACCTCGTCTCGCGCGCCGCCTATCGCGCGTGGATGCAGAGCCACGGCGGCGCGATCGTGAACATGCTCGCCGACATCTGGACGGGCTATCCGGGCATGGGCCACATGTCCGCCGCGCGCGCGGGCATCGAGAACATGACGTTCACCATGTCGATGGAGTGGGCGCGCAGCGACGTGCGCGTGAACTGCATCGCGCCCGGCACGATCCTGTCGAACGGGATGCTCACCTACACACCCGACGTGCAGCAGCGCACCGCCGACGAAGCCGTGCGTCAGCCCGCCGCACGCCTCGGCACCGAGAGCGAAGTCTCCGCCGCGATCGTGTTCCTGCTCTCGCCGGCGGCGGCATTCATCACGGGCGAGACGATCAAGGTCGACGGCGGTGCGCAGTTCCAGAAATTCCGCCTGATCGAGCCCGGTGGCCACGCGGGCCTCACGCCGTGGAACGGGTTCCACCTGACCACCGACTTCTCCGGCTCGCCTTACCAGCGCTTTACGAAGAAGCCCGACGGTACGTAG
- a CDS encoding transglycosylase domain-containing protein: MVPGASRSIAFPNAGPYDTRLGYSRIPTFAEALWLDGFAIASQASFSPELREAERLGLTPPYAEKDAAGLRLLDAHGDTLFAFEDPGFRFESFEAIPDVLLRSLLYVENRELLGADRPYANPAVEWDRLARAALDLGGRRLGAGGNVPGGSTLATQIEKYRHSPGGLTSEPREKLRQIASASVRAYAQGRDTTSQRRALALTYLNTLPLSATPEWGEVFGVGDGLRAYYDADPARVAELLRASPDNLDDAAARGLAFRQALSLVLSARRPTGLLHGDETALNELAAQHLRALARDGVITPELRDAALAAALRFARGHRDMEAVAAGKGVTRLRAWLGTTLGASPYELDRLDLSVATTLDARAQAEVTRRLRELASPTAVEALGLRQKNALASGDPAGVVYAFTLYEQTPRGNLLRVHADSLGAELDVNDGIKLDLGSTAKLRTLVSYLEVFAELHAEHAGKSPKDLAALRDSLYASHLPDPLTEFAVSELAANPELTLPELLEAALDGRYSASPHERFFTGGGVHHFANFDASDNTRVLSVREAFRRSVNLPFVRMMRDLARYEAARIARAETPAERHSALLRYADQEGRSIVASAHRRLADASRHELISRLVARKQPTPKRVATILRSVNPSGERAWFEAELLARAPQAIALSADARRRLYEVLDPAELSLSDRGWLAGVQPLELWTAQQLWANPAASRADLITAGDRARLEASEWLFKTKNERARERRLHELREQDAFLRIHERWVRVGYPFDSLVPSYATAIGSSADRPATLAELMGILASGGVRFGERRVEALAFATATPYETNFAAGDVNAVRVLNEDVARAVRGALGDVVANGTARRVAKTFESADGALIPIAGKTGTGDHRFKTFSRGGVKTGERVLNRSAVFTFIIGERHFGVVTAYVAGESAAEYKFTSALPLEVLRALSPAIAPLVGAAPIASDALAAPERIAAH; encoded by the coding sequence GTGGTGCCCGGTGCAAGCCGCAGCATCGCGTTCCCGAACGCCGGCCCGTACGACACGCGCCTCGGCTACTCGCGCATTCCCACCTTCGCGGAGGCGCTCTGGCTAGATGGCTTCGCGATCGCGTCGCAAGCGAGCTTCTCGCCGGAGCTGCGCGAAGCCGAACGCCTCGGCCTGACGCCGCCCTACGCCGAGAAGGACGCCGCCGGCCTGCGCCTGCTCGATGCGCACGGGGACACGCTCTTCGCGTTCGAGGACCCGGGCTTCCGCTTCGAGAGCTTCGAGGCGATCCCGGACGTGTTGTTACGGAGCCTGCTCTACGTCGAGAACCGCGAGCTGCTCGGCGCAGATCGGCCTTACGCGAACCCGGCCGTCGAATGGGACCGCCTGGCGCGCGCCGCGCTCGATCTCGGCGGGAGGCGGCTCGGCGCCGGCGGCAACGTGCCGGGCGGCAGCACGCTCGCGACGCAGATCGAGAAGTACCGCCACTCGCCGGGCGGGCTCACCTCGGAGCCGCGCGAGAAGCTGCGACAGATCGCGTCGGCTAGCGTGCGCGCCTACGCGCAGGGGCGCGACACGACCTCGCAGCGCCGCGCGCTGGCGCTCACGTACCTGAACACGCTGCCGCTCTCGGCGACGCCCGAGTGGGGCGAAGTGTTCGGCGTGGGCGACGGACTGCGCGCTTACTACGACGCCGACCCCGCGCGCGTGGCCGAGCTGCTGCGCGCCTCCCCCGACAACTTGGACGACGCGGCTGCGCGCGGCCTCGCGTTCCGGCAGGCGCTCTCGCTCGTGCTCTCGGCGCGTCGCCCCACGGGCCTTCTGCACGGCGACGAAACCGCGCTGAACGAGCTCGCCGCGCAGCACCTGCGCGCGCTCGCGCGCGACGGGGTGATCACACCCGAGCTGCGCGACGCCGCGCTCGCGGCAGCGCTGCGCTTCGCGCGCGGCCACCGCGACATGGAGGCGGTCGCTGCGGGCAAGGGCGTGACGAGGCTGCGCGCCTGGCTCGGCACGACGCTCGGCGCGTCGCCGTACGAGCTCGATCGCCTCGATCTCAGCGTCGCGACCACGCTCGACGCGCGCGCGCAGGCGGAGGTGACGCGGCGCCTGCGCGAGCTCGCGAGCCCCACTGCGGTCGAGGCGCTCGGCCTGCGCCAGAAGAACGCGCTCGCGAGCGGCGACCCGGCGGGCGTCGTCTACGCCTTCACCCTCTACGAGCAGACGCCGCGCGGGAACTTGTTACGGGTGCACGCCGACAGCCTCGGCGCCGAGCTCGACGTGAACGACGGCATCAAGCTCGACCTCGGCTCCACCGCGAAGCTGCGCACGCTCGTCAGCTACCTCGAGGTGTTCGCCGAGCTGCACGCCGAGCACGCGGGCAAGAGCCCGAAAGATCTCGCTGCGCTGCGCGACTCGCTCTATGCGAGCCATCTCCCCGACCCGCTCACCGAGTTCGCGGTGTCGGAGCTGGCGGCGAACCCGGAGCTCACGCTGCCCGAGCTGCTCGAAGCCGCGCTCGATGGCCGCTACTCCGCGAGCCCGCACGAGCGCTTCTTCACCGGCGGCGGTGTGCACCACTTCGCGAACTTCGACGCGAGCGACAACACGCGCGTGCTGAGCGTGCGCGAGGCGTTCCGGCGCTCGGTGAACCTGCCCTTCGTGCGCATGATGCGCGACCTCGCGCGCTACGAGGCTGCGCGCATCGCGCGCGCCGAGACGCCCGCGGAGCGCCACAGCGCGCTGCTGCGCTACGCGGATCAGGAGGGGCGCAGCATCGTCGCGAGCGCGCATCGCCGGCTCGCGGACGCCTCGCGTCACGAGCTGATCTCGCGCCTCGTCGCGCGCAAGCAGCCGACACCGAAGCGTGTCGCGACGATCCTGCGCAGCGTGAACCCGAGCGGCGAGCGCGCCTGGTTCGAGGCCGAGCTGCTCGCGCGCGCGCCGCAGGCGATCGCGCTCAGCGCCGACGCGCGCCGCCGGCTCTACGAAGTGCTCGATCCCGCGGAGCTGAGCCTCTCCGACCGCGGCTGGCTCGCGGGCGTGCAGCCGCTCGAGCTGTGGACCGCGCAGCAGCTCTGGGCGAACCCCGCCGCGTCGCGCGCAGACCTGATCACTGCCGGCGACCGTGCGCGGCTCGAAGCCTCGGAGTGGCTGTTCAAGACGAAGAACGAGCGCGCGCGCGAGCGCCGCCTCCACGAGCTGCGCGAGCAGGACGCGTTCCTGCGCATCCACGAGCGCTGGGTGCGCGTGGGCTACCCGTTCGACTCGCTGGTGCCCTCGTACGCGACCGCGATCGGCTCCTCCGCCGATCGCCCCGCGACGCTCGCCGAGCTGATGGGCATCCTCGCCTCGGGCGGTGTTCGCTTCGGCGAGCGCCGCGTCGAAGCGCTCGCCTTCGCGACCGCGACGCCGTACGAGACGAACTTCGCAGCAGGCGACGTGAATGCCGTGCGCGTGCTGAACGAAGATGTCGCGCGCGCGGTGCGCGGCGCGCTCGGCGACGTCGTCGCGAACGGCACCGCGCGCCGCGTCGCGAAGACGTTCGAGAGCGCGGACGGCGCGCTCATCCCGATCGCGGGCAAGACGGGCACCGGCGACCACCGCTTCAAGACCTTCTCGCGCGGCGGCGTGAAGACCGGCGAGCGCGTGCTGAACCGGTCGGCCGTGTTCACGTTCATCATCGGCGAACGCCACTTCGGCGTCGTCACCGCGTACGTCGCGGGCGAATCCGCCGCCGAATACAAGTTCACGAGCGCGCTGCCGCTGGAAGTGCTGCGTGCGCTCTCGCCGGCGATCGCCCCGCTCGTGGGGGCCGCGCCGATCGCGAGCGACGCGCTCGCGGCGCCGGAGCGAATCGCGGCGCACTGA
- a CDS encoding CoA transferase, producing the protein MPGPLDGIRVVEIAQEIQGPYAAMHLADLGAEVIKVETPKVGDLSRHMKIKLIAPTGAENPEFSHYFLAMNRGKKSITLDLKNAAAKEVLWRLVERADVLVTNYRPGVLDRLGFPWDELQRRNPRLVFAQGSSWGPRGPWRTRPSRDTLAQAVGGLMAKTGPDSGEPHAAGALVADHSGALTLLSGILAALFARERTGRGQRVDVSIYGTVLALQPMELNFSSLSGLETPRAGRGHQFLHGVWGAFATKDGHICLAGVDDKRWPSFCDAMGIAHLRDDPAHDNVTRNYHGYATAKVLDEIFPTRTTADWMERLTAIDVLAAPVASYQEILASEQAAENGYLTHMQHPDLGRIKIVGSPIGLSETPVTVSGPPPELGANTEEILLDAGYSWEEVEALRGKGAT; encoded by the coding sequence ATGCCCGGACCGCTAGACGGCATCCGCGTCGTCGAGATCGCGCAGGAGATCCAAGGCCCGTACGCGGCGATGCACCTCGCCGACCTCGGCGCCGAAGTCATCAAGGTCGAGACGCCGAAGGTCGGTGATCTCTCGCGCCACATGAAGATCAAGCTGATCGCCCCGACCGGCGCGGAGAATCCCGAGTTCAGCCACTACTTCCTCGCGATGAATCGCGGCAAGAAGAGCATCACGCTCGACCTGAAGAACGCGGCGGCGAAGGAAGTGCTCTGGCGTCTCGTCGAGCGCGCCGACGTGCTCGTCACCAACTACCGCCCCGGCGTGCTCGACCGCCTCGGCTTTCCCTGGGACGAGCTGCAGCGCCGCAACCCGCGCCTCGTGTTCGCGCAGGGCTCGTCGTGGGGACCGCGCGGGCCGTGGAGGACGCGGCCGAGCCGCGACACGCTCGCGCAGGCCGTCGGCGGCCTGATGGCGAAGACGGGGCCCGACTCGGGCGAGCCGCACGCGGCGGGCGCGCTCGTCGCCGATCACTCGGGCGCGCTCACGCTGTTATCAGGGATTCTCGCCGCGCTGTTCGCTCGCGAGCGCACGGGCCGCGGCCAGCGCGTGGACGTCTCGATCTACGGGACGGTGCTCGCCCTGCAGCCGATGGAGCTGAACTTCAGCTCGCTCTCGGGCCTCGAGACGCCGCGCGCCGGGCGCGGCCACCAGTTTCTTCACGGCGTGTGGGGCGCGTTCGCGACGAAGGACGGGCACATCTGCCTCGCGGGCGTCGACGACAAGCGCTGGCCCTCGTTCTGCGACGCGATGGGCATCGCGCATCTGCGCGACGACCCCGCGCACGACAACGTGACGCGGAACTATCACGGCTACGCCACCGCGAAAGTGCTCGACGAGATCTTCCCCACGCGCACGACGGCGGACTGGATGGAGCGCCTCACCGCGATCGACGTGCTGGCCGCGCCCGTCGCGAGTTATCAGGAAATTCTGGCCAGCGAGCAGGCCGCCGAGAACGGCTACCTGACGCACATGCAGCACCCCGATCTCGGCAGGATCAAGATCGTGGGCTCGCCGATCGGCCTTTCTGAGACGCCAGTCACAGTCTCGGGGCCGCCTCCCGAGCTCGGCGCCAACACCGAAGAGATCTTGCTCGACGCCGGCTACAGCTGGGAAGAGGTCGAGGCCTTGCGCGGCAAAGGCGCGACGTGA
- a CDS encoding MFS transporter yields the protein MPVRQLFSYAALELPVMGALNLMTLFLGFRYAELGVALGDVALIVLVARLLDVAIDPAVGFLSDRTRARLGRRKTWVIAGTPVYMLAVWRLFVPPSEVDATYFATWMVLFWLGFSMINIPYYAWGAELSPDYHERTRITTWRTFAGSGGFWVGVTVPTLVLGMDPKPGPALELVATYTAVLLPVAMLGIAFFVPDTGQGAASIPVLKGLRVMLSNGPFLRLLAAFTIVGLGPALQGVMYPFFVRHIVGSAGAGMSNLIAYIPFVMGGIVLWGLLAKRMEKHQAWMCGMAFMVFATSLYMLVGHGEEKLMLAVLMTSGIGSGALTALPSSMKADVVDLDAIESGEDRAGLFFAAWSLAVKAIVALGQFIAFGSLALIGFQTDGVNPPDKLLGLRIFYSAGPGVLYLIGLLLVWNYPITSARHAQLRAELAARRP from the coding sequence GTGCCGGTCCGCCAGCTCTTCTCGTACGCGGCGCTCGAATTGCCCGTCATGGGCGCGCTCAACCTAATGACTCTGTTCCTCGGCTTCCGCTACGCAGAGCTCGGGGTCGCGCTCGGCGACGTCGCGTTGATCGTGCTCGTCGCGCGCCTGCTCGACGTCGCGATCGACCCCGCGGTCGGCTTCCTCTCCGATCGCACGCGCGCGCGCCTCGGCCGCCGCAAGACTTGGGTGATCGCGGGCACGCCCGTGTACATGCTCGCGGTGTGGCGCCTGTTCGTACCGCCCAGCGAGGTCGACGCGACCTACTTCGCGACTTGGATGGTCCTGTTCTGGCTCGGATTCTCGATGATCAACATCCCCTACTACGCCTGGGGCGCGGAGCTCTCTCCCGACTATCACGAGCGCACGCGCATAACGACTTGGCGCACGTTCGCCGGCTCGGGCGGCTTCTGGGTCGGCGTCACGGTGCCGACGCTCGTACTCGGGATGGATCCGAAGCCCGGGCCCGCACTCGAGCTCGTCGCCACCTACACCGCGGTGCTGCTGCCCGTCGCGATGCTCGGGATCGCGTTCTTCGTGCCCGACACCGGGCAGGGCGCCGCCTCGATCCCCGTGCTGAAGGGCCTGCGCGTGATGCTGAGCAACGGGCCGTTCCTGCGCCTGCTGGCGGCCTTCACCATCGTCGGCCTCGGCCCGGCGCTGCAGGGCGTGATGTACCCGTTCTTCGTTCGCCACATCGTCGGCTCCGCCGGCGCCGGCATGTCGAACCTGATCGCGTACATCCCCTTCGTGATGGGCGGGATCGTGCTGTGGGGCCTGCTCGCGAAGCGCATGGAGAAGCACCAGGCGTGGATGTGCGGCATGGCATTCATGGTGTTCGCGACGTCGCTCTACATGCTCGTCGGGCATGGCGAAGAGAAGCTGATGCTCGCGGTCCTGATGACTTCGGGCATCGGCTCCGGCGCGCTCACGGCGTTGCCCTCGTCGATGAAGGCCGACGTGGTGGACCTCGACGCGATCGAGAGCGGCGAAGACCGCGCAGGGCTGTTCTTCGCGGCGTGGTCGCTCGCGGTGAAGGCGATCGTCGCGCTCGGGCAGTTCATCGCGTTCGGCTCGCTCGCGCTGATCGGCTTTCAGACCGATGGCGTGAACCCGCCCGACAAGCTGCTCGGCCTGCGCATCTTCTACTCCGCCGGCCCCGGCGTGCTCTATCTGATCGGGCTGCTTCTGGTGTGGAACTACCCGATCACTTCCGCCCGCCACGCGCAGCTTCGCGCGGAGCTCGCCGCGCGGCGCCCCTGA